In Spirosoma pollinicola, the genomic window GGTTTTTCCGGCTGCGCCGGGATTGATATACAATAGTTTATTAATAGCCGGGTCACGCATAACCTTGAGAATGTGCGAATGGCCACAGATGAATAAATCCGGTGGGTTCGCTTTCAATACAGGTCGTGTGGTAGGGTTATAGTTGGGAGGTGTTCCACCAATATGCGTTATCCAAATGTCGAGGCTTTCGAGTGTAAAACGTTGATTGGCAGGCAGGTCAGTATCTTCCCGGTCGATATTGCCGCTTACAATACGTAAAGGCCGAAACGCTCGCAGCTGGTCGGCAACGGTAAGTAGACCTACATCACCAGCATGCCATACCTCATCGCAAGCGTCGAAATGAGTGAATATAGCCGGGTCGAGGTAACTGTGTGTATCGGACAGAAGACCAATTCGGGTCATGAGAAATTAGTTAATAAGTCGGTAAGTCAGTGACGTATGAGTGTTACTTTTGCATTGGCCATTTACCGGCTTTTTTAACTTACCAACTATTTCCCTAAAATTAACTCTTTCATCTCACTACGAATCTTCTTTTTGTCGATTTTTCCGACACTCGTTTTAGGGATCTCCTGCACGAACACAATGCGGTCGGGTACGTACCATTTGTGCAAATCGCCCCGGTCAACTTTTGCCTGTA contains:
- a CDS encoding metallophosphoesterase family protein; amino-acid sequence: MTRIGLLSDTHSYLDPAIFTHFDACDEVWHAGDVGLLTVADQLRAFRPLRIVSGNIDREDTDLPANQRFTLESLDIWITHIGGTPPNYNPTTRPVLKANPPDLFICGHSHILKVMRDPAINKLLYINPGAAGKTGFHKMRTVIRFSLDAGRILDMQVIELGKK